A stretch of DNA from Plodia interpunctella isolate USDA-ARS_2022_Savannah chromosome 11, ilPloInte3.2, whole genome shotgun sequence:
attgatcctgtggaaaataatatttctttatgcTTTTACCATTTTTGCAGCATGATTTCGTAACAAAGAAATTCGCCCGATCCAATATACACACTTTATGCAGAACGGTCTCGCCACCACAATGGAACAAGACAATCTATGCGTTCTATTTGTTGCAGCTTTATAAGCTCTCGTAAATACTTAGCTTTGTGCAAAGGTCAAACAGCTGCGTGGCAGATTTGAGGCACTATAGGTGCAACATCGTAAAATAACTTGGAATTTGTCAAACCTTTATGATCCATCGAAAATTAATCCTAACGTTATCTACCTAAATCGATTAAAATCTAATTGACAACATTACAGATTCATGGAAATActtgtgaataaatataacatatataacaaGGAAACAATTTGTAAACGACcattggtatatatatatatacttacttgcCTCATTCCTTCACGTAATACGAAACAAtgcataaaaaagttatagtCACGTAATCTGCAATGACAAAAGTAGTTAGAAAGGGTTGtgaatgtcactttaattgaatagttttgataattttcctttttttgtcCCCACTAAAGTATCTATATTAGGAATgcttttttattccaaaatcatcatcatagcACATCACTGTCGTACAAGAACATACatcttatatataattatttttgattacttaattcaaattcaaaatatctaCGAAAGaactaaacaattttgaaagatgcaatctttattatatagctATAAACATTAAGGATTGACcacttgtaagaaaaaaaaactgataaaaataatttgacagGGTCATCTGCCTTATCATGagcgttttaattattatatatttttttaattattaaactgtTTAACTGGTAtccaaattacattaaaagaATCTGTACATCAGTGATTTATTGTCAGTGAACATTGATCGGTCAGTACCGTTAATTGAACAGCGGCACTCTAATCGCATATTGCTTTCCCTTTGGAAATCACCGCGAGTTAAGTCAACAGTAAAGTCACTAAATTGTCTCTAGTCATCATGAAACCAACTCATGGAACTTGGCTCGCGGTTTACATTGCTTTTCTGCGATCTCATTTTCAAACCCTTCgcagtttttattattctgctattttttgtctttgtttagTCAAGGactataaaattgatattttaaagattactTTAATAGATATCAAATTATAACCAAACGACTCCATGAAAAGTTAAAGGAAAGTTTTACAAAAGTGCAAAATTTTCTGTAAGTGTAACATAGATGCAAATGTCTATTTCgacgttattttatatttgtatatatgtatcattttaaatacaaaacgtgttataaatacaattaacatgtactcgtatttaattcaacaaattttgtttacattatgaAAGTACGTTTGAATAACTCTGGAGGTATGTGTCACACCTTACGCACTTTCATGAATGAGTGTTATGAAATTCAGTGTAAGACAAATACTGGAAATTTCTTTAACTCCATAGCCAAGCTAACTATCTTGTCAAGATTATTTTGCTCTATATTAACTTATGCGGCAAGCAGGTGCTGGTAACACAATTAGCTGTAGATATTGAgaaaaatgtttcataatCAACATACGACATATTGACACAAAACAGTCCATTTCTACTCCGTGGGAGTGGAGAAACTCAGCATTCACCAGTTGCCACATTTGCTGCCAGTTGATATTGTAATCGAATAAGCGTGCATCGTCATGCATACATTACGCCCAAACAGAACACACATTAGCATAGAAATTCCAATATAGCTATCGAGTTACGTATTGAGGAATCCGAaacaatgaaatttggtttagCTCGGGGCTAATTCTGTTACTTATGGTTCTTCTGCATTGGAGCTTATGTGGATTCGTGtaatttggttttattttatcaattcagTATGTATTCGATCTCAcattatgttattatgtaGATGATTTGTGAAATATACCATAATTTACACATAATTTGTTCCAAAGTATACTTCTATTTTGCCTTGCTTTGATATAGGTGAATgcgttttacaatttattttattccacttACAATactacaaacttttttttagtagttttaaatactagctttaaaatattatatgaataacgtatttatatgaataacgTACAccaaattttgtgaaataatattggtagatattaaaacttcattaataattatgtttattgaaaattttcaggATGCGGTGCAGAATGCGTGCGTTGCGCTGCGGATGGCTGTGTGAAGTGCGCGCGCCTGCTCATCTGGCCTGGCGGGACTTGCGTGCACGACTGTCCTACGGGCACCAGGGAGTCCTGGGCCCACGATGACCACCTCATGGGCAGGGTCTGCTATCCCGCTCATACCTACAATGAGgtttgtaaaacatttatgtGGAGAGGCTACGTGAAGTGCGTCTATCACTTGGCGGGACCGGGCGGGACTTGCATGCACGACTGTCCTGCTTCACCGAGGATTCCTGGTGCCACGATAACTACCACATGCGGTTTTGTAGAAAATTTACTATGCCCGGAGTTATTATTATGGAGTGAATCTCTGGTCGGACTGACAAGCACGTCAAGCGACCGAGATCGGTCGAGACGAGAgcgatcaaaatcggttcagtaatttttgagtttattcaatgCTGATGCaatgatattaatatggattagTATAGATAAAGGAAGTATGGATTTACACATTTCCATGAAAtctaaatacctactaattgaCGTAGACACCTAAACAGAAGAGTTACAAATGCAAATCTATGATAGGAAAAGACGGTCATTGTTGccttatttgttaaaaaggtgtacttactaaatataaaaataaactcacgCTTACACCCTCCATAAGCGCGCacttaaactaaatttagAAGCTAACGTATGCAACAAAAACAGATGTATCTAATCTGTTGTAATAGGGCTAGTACATCAAAGccgaaatgtttttttaaattaaagcattaaaaatgttaactctTTTGATTCTATGCAGCGTTATGCAACATTTCATTTCAGCTGTTAAAGTCATTATAAAACGTTAATCCGAAGAGCGTCCATTACTTTTGCTACGCTTCATAATACAAATCGAATTTTTATTGAGTGAGACTCAAAAATGCTGTACTACTTTCattgcattttaaatatagaaaggTAATGACTATATTGCGCAATAACTTTTAAGTATAACTATATCGCCCACTCagctacataaaaatttaagccatAATAATTAACTCAATTTCCAAATTCTACAATTACTTATAGGTGCATATAGCATGTAACGGATATTGAGAAATGTTTCATAATCAGGAAACCAATAAGTTTCCTGATTACGAAAGTTTAAGGTGCTCATCTCGATAACTTTTGAAACGcttggaaatatatttaacttatgATGTAAATTTTAGTGCAGTAGGTATCTCGCAAAAATAGGTTCGGTAATATCGTTACCTTAAAATGTTTAGGccttaaaatagaattaagcCCGGTTATTAGATGTATATTACAAAGGGGGTTCTTATTTAAAATcgaatcgattttgataaatttggaTAAATAGACCAACGGGGAAGGAAGACGTTTGGGTTGAAATAGACCGATCTTTCCAAAGAAAAATGTTCGAAACAACATaagtattaagtttttatcattttttatcagGTTTTGGTGGGCGGTGCTTGCGGTGCCGTGGCTTGCCTCGCTTTGGTGGCGGCGGGAGCGACGTACGCGTGTTGTCGCAATAACGCGCGTGCGCGGGCGCAGCCCCTACCGCAGCGGACGCACCACGACGACGACACCCGCCTTAGGGAGTTCCATAAGCAGCTGGACTGCTTGCGAGTAAGTATATTACAGGTGTACTATTGGATCGAGCGATAACTCTATTTGGTCCTAACTTTGGCTTTGGCTTTGATTCAGAATTTAACTTAGAACATttgttcaattaaaatatacgcCATTGTCACAAATGTGTTTCGTTACGGTAATAAAGTTGTGCGGTCATTGTATTACCACGCCATAGGTAGGCACTATAGTCAGCGGTACAAATACTTACCTTTgttttttgacaatattttataattattaccgAATTGTGTTAACGAAGTAGCCTACTAACATCTCTAGCTATAGATCCAGAAGAATGCATCAGTTTAGTTGTGACGCGATGCACTACACATCGTAAACCACAACCGTTTATCCAAATTCTCCACCGCTCTTTATCCTACAAAGTAAAAACTGAAGTGAATAGTTTTCTCTCCAATTAATAACTCAGCTGCAAAGATTTACACCGCGTGAAACGAGCGAGATAATTGTGTTCTTTGTTTACGTATGGTGTTCTCATTGCGCGTGTGTCTCACTTTCGAAATCAGGCATAGGCAAACATGCTTTCTTCATCTACCAAACAAGTGTGACTTTTCTTACTGAGCGTCTTTATAGTAGTGCGAGACAATTTTTGTAGATAATCTAACTGTGTAACgtttatgtacctacaataATGACTGTGTTTTAGAACCAATAAATACTTGTAGAGATGCTTGAAATAATGTctaaatcaaaatgaaatggATATTTAATTGTTGAAAACAAGTTTAATGCAGCTTACGTGAGTTTTTATAGTCTTGACATTAGTCAAGTCTAATGTAaactataggtaggtattaggtacataagtacatatttatgcGCATTGCTGttcttcatcggaagcaaagTCGGAAatctacaaaaattaattgtcgTTGCAACTGTACCAAAATGCatgtcacatttttttaaatatacctacaaagaaagctaattaaaaattgttatgcttacATTGCGCAACGGATGCAATGATTTACATTGGAAACCcgagttaaataaatatttattaatatgttgcAATCAACGAagattaattttttgaagCTTTATCATTTATCATTGTACTCGACGTGTATTTCTCAATTGCAGCCTCACGCCTACACACTGCTGGCGATACTGAATCACACCCGGAACCAGGTGCGGGAGCTATACCAATTAGGCAACAACGACGCTGCTATGGCTTACAGGTAAATTATATCTCatcaatatacttattatttacttctgCATTCTCCCCACAattccataattttttttatgatgccTCACGGAGAAGCTagaggtaggtatattttgaaTCTACTTGTGATCACAGATATTAAATTGAGTAAATGAATACAATGTAGCTAAACTGAATTTTCAGCTGTGTGCTGAGTGACCTGGCCAAGCTGCTAATCCTGCTAAACAAGCAGCAGGTGCCCGTGGTCCCGGACGAATGGCCACGTCTCGCCAGCTGGGCTGAACGGTAATAACGCATTGTAATCATCTTCTTCAAAGCGTGTCGACGctttaaaactatatacacACAGGCACAATACTTGTCTGGGAAAATCtaattctaatatttaaattttcccgTACAAATGTTGTACACGGACACAGCTTTGGCGGTGGACAAATACTGGAATTAATCTCTGTCTTAGTTGACCCGGACCATCACATCTTCTTTTTATCTATGATCACATCCATGTAGCCATTTTATACACATTTCGGAATGTGTATGGAATTTTGGGAGGTTCCGACCCGACGCTTATATCTCACATTTGCCCCGCATGTATTCGacaagtaattattataatataattaatattgctaTTTTCATTTCAGAATACTGAAACGGTATAGCCGCACAGACATGTCCCAGCAACAGCAAGAAGGTCAACTGGTCAACTTCCTTAACTCGCCAAGTCAAGGTTCCGACTCAGAAGGGACTCAGCAGTCCTTTTCCACATTCAAACCACCCTCATACTCTCCCACTTCTTACGATAGCAATTTATACAAAGAATCGGAGAGCCAATGTGAATGGAGTGACGGGAGACCCCCAAGTTACTCCCATATAGAGAGGGAGCGAGAAAGGGAGAGAGAA
This window harbors:
- the T48 gene encoding uncharacterized protein T48 isoform X1, whose translation is MYHNGMEAMTLSALVALALVVLAKSSRAQLRPADAPALNDTRCGAECVRCAADGCVKCARLLIWPGGTCVHDCPTGTRESWAHDDHLMGRVCYPAHTYNEVLVGGACGAVACLALVAAGATYACCRNNARARAQPLPQRTHHDDDTRLREFHKQLDCLRPHAYTLLAILNHTRNQVRELYQLGNNDAAMAYSCVLSDLAKLLILLNKQQVPVVPDEWPRLASWAERILKRYSRTDMSQQQQEGQLVNFLNSPSQGSDSEGTQQSFSTFKPPSYSPTSYDSNLYKESESQCEWSDGRPPSYSHIERERERERETIVLSDPWERRPIVRRESVWLEDELFEMTRRPQDELTTEL
- the T48 gene encoding uncharacterized protein T48 isoform X2; translation: MEAMTLSALVALALVVLAKSSRAQLRPADAPALNDTRCGAECVRCAADGCVKCARLLIWPGGTCVHDCPTGTRESWAHDDHLMGRVCYPAHTYNEVLVGGACGAVACLALVAAGATYACCRNNARARAQPLPQRTHHDDDTRLREFHKQLDCLRPHAYTLLAILNHTRNQVRELYQLGNNDAAMAYSCVLSDLAKLLILLNKQQVPVVPDEWPRLASWAERILKRYSRTDMSQQQQEGQLVNFLNSPSQGSDSEGTQQSFSTFKPPSYSPTSYDSNLYKESESQCEWSDGRPPSYSHIERERERERETIVLSDPWERRPIVRRESVWLEDELFEMTRRPQDELTTEL